In Carnobacteriaceae bacterium zg-84, the genomic window CAACGCCGTTTTCATCTACATATTTTACAATAACAGAACCTGCTTTTTCATACACATACGTTACCGTTGTTTCAGGTTTTTGAATGGTTCCTTTTTCAGGATCTGAACCCTCTTTTACTGGTTTTTCTATTGGATAGTAAACTGTGCCATCTTCTGCTGTTATTTTAGGTTCTTTTTTATCCGGTGTTTCATAATATGTTCCCATTGGAGATTCTGGTGTATCTTCAACAGGTTTTTTAATTTCTTTACCGCTTGTATCTTCGTATTTAACAGTCACTTTACCTTTTTTCACTTCTTCTGGTATGACTTCTTCATACACATAAATAACATGTGTTGTACCTTCTAGAACTGTTCCTGTTTCATCAGGTACAACGTGATCAGTATCAGATTTTTGAACAATCACTTTATTATTTACTACATTACCCTTTGATATTTCTTTATATTTATATGTTTTATCACCATTTCGAATAAACACTGGTTTTTCTAATGTGTCTTCATTCGTATTATAAGGTTCACCTACTTTAGCATTTGTTGTATCGTTATAAATAGAATGAATTACATCTCCGTTTGTATTGACATAGTGTACAACAACATGCCCTGTTTTGTCTTCTTTGAGTTTATACACATATGTTACTTCTGTTATACCTTCAACAACATTACCTTCTTCATGACCTTTTGTTAAACTTGGTACCAATTCATATATTTTACCATCTTTTTCGATTTCTTTTGGTTTTTCAACGTCATCTGTACCGGTATTGTATGGTGTGCCTACTGATGAGGATGGTGTATCTTCTCTATCTTCTTTTAATTCGTTTCCGTCCATATCCACATAGTGAACAATAACTTTACCTTTTACTTCACGGTACTCATAAGTCACATGTGTTGGTTCTTCTGTTACGGTTCCTGTTTCAGGAGAATTTCCTGGCTTACCTTCTTGTAATCTTACTAATTCATAGATTTTTTTGTCATCCGTGTAGATTCTTGTAGGTTTATAATCATCTGTATTATATTCTGTTCCTACAGGTTCGCTTGGAGTATCAATTACTTCTTTTGAAATAATTTTATCTGTACCTTCTTCAACATAATGAACAATTACTGAACCATTAGGTTTTACAACTTCTCTATAATAGTATGTAATATGTGTCGTTCCCTCCACCACGTTACCCACTGGGCTACCTTGTGTCATCGCTTCAACTAATTCATATTCTTTACTATCAAAAGTAATTTTAGTAGGTCTTTCTTGTTCTCCATCTTCTGTTGTTTGAGTAGCATCATATCCTGTTCCTACAGAAACTGGGTTTGTATCTACATAATCGCCTTTTATAGTTACACTATCATCCAATCGTTTATAGTGAACAACAACATCACCTTTAACTTCTTCATAAACATAAATAACTGTTTGTGTTCCTTCGATAACAGTTCCCTCTTCTGCAGCACTAGATGTTAAATGACCATTTTTATCTACTTGACCTACTGTGTATGGACCTGCTTTTTTAACTAGTTTATACGTTTTACCTTCTTTTGTAATAGTTTCAGGTCTTAAGTCAACTGTATTATATTTGCTCTCAATGGCACCTTTAACTGTATCATCAGCTTGTGGAGCAATTTCTTCCCCGTCAACTGTTTTGTATTGAACAACAACATTACCTGTAACTTCCTCGTAGACATATGTAATGGTTTGTGTATTTTCTGTAACGGTACCATCGATTGCATCACTAGATGTTAAATGACCATTTTTATCTACTTGACCAACTGGATAAGTGTCTGCTTTAACGACTAAACGATATGTTTTGCCTGCAGGTGTTGTAATTGTTTCTGGTCTTAATTCAGGTGTTAACGTATTATACGCTTCGTTAATTGGACGGTCTTTTGCCGCATCTCGTTGAGAAACAACAGCTCCGTCTTTTTCAAATGAAAGAGGTAATCCGTCAACAGTTTTGTAATTTACTACTACATTTCCTTTAATTGCCTCATAAACGTAAGTAACATAACGTGTTCCTTGTGCAACTGTTCCTTTTGGATTTACACCCGTTGCATCGGTTAAAGACACTAAATCATTTTCTGAACTATCTGCTACTAAGTTATTATCTGCACCTACAGTTCCAACAGTATAAGGTCCTTCTTTTTGTACTAAGCGATAAGTGATATTATCTTTTTCAATTAGTTCTGGTTTCAATGTACTATCAGTTGTATCATATTCTGATCCAACAGGTTCATTTGATTTTGCTACAACACTATCTTTATCTTTCAGTAAATTGCCATCTACGTCTACATAATTCACAATAACTGAACCTTTTCCTAAAACTTCATCTGCGTTTGGAGAACTTGCAGGAACACCTGATGCTGCTGCTGTAAAGTCATAATATAAATATTTTCCAGTTACACCACCTTGTACCTCAGATTCTTCATTAGTAGCAGAATCTACAAATTTGTAACTGAAAATATCTGTAGTGCCAGCAGGTGCTGGATTTGGGTCTGAAAAGTTTGTAACAATACGAGACGATTTACCAAGTGCTACGTCATCATCTAAATTCAATGCACCTAAAGTTAAATAACCTGGTTTACTATAGTCACCAAAGAAACTTAAATTAATAGTGCGTCCATTATCTGTAATACTATCAATAATATAATACATATTATCTGGTGTTACATATAATTTTCCATCATTTGAGTTAGCTTGTCTTTTACCATCTACAGAATACGGTGCCCATTTAACTGGAAGCTTTTCGTTGATACGCATTTTATCCGCTGGGAAAGTAAATGCACCTGGTTCACCCGGATTTTTTGTTGACGTAAAGCTCATTTTAAACCCTTGAGGAAATCCACTAACTTGTCCGTTGATAACAGCAAATCCTTCAGCCGTTAAATCTTTAAAGAATCCAATATTTTTAAGATTTTCGTCTGTTTTATTAGCACCTTGTGGACGATAATCCCAAATTGTAAGGTCAAATGAACGATAAGTTCTATCTGCACTACTATTTAACTCATGTTGTTTTGCTGTACCATTTTTTTCATCAAATGCTGGAATTGTAAATTCTTTTGCAAAAACTGGATTACCGTTTACAGATATTTTAAATGTTGATTGTCTATCATCTGTTGAAAAAATCACTTCTTTTGAAACACTAAATGACATTTCTGCTTTTACATTTAATAAGCCTTCAACATCATCTGTAAAAGTCACTTTATATTTTCTTCTAGAAGATAAGATATCGTTACTATGTGCCATGTTAAAACGTGTAGCGTCTGTAGCATTTGTTGCTTTCATAATGTCTGTTTCATAGCCCATTTTTTCAACAGTTGCAATAGTATATTGTTTTCCAGATGTATCTTTAATAATAAAAGCAGACGGCATTTCAATTGCATTATTTTCTGATTCTACAACAAAATAATCACCTTTATGTAATTTTTGATCACCAAAATCAAAGGCTACTTTTGATCTGTTGTAAGCAGTTGGTGGTTGACCAGTTGCTGATAAATTTGGTGTAACTGTAACTGTTGGTGTTACTTCTTTTCCTTCATATTTTGTTCCAGAATCACTAGCTGCCACTGCACTTGCTGTTGTTTCTGTTGCTACAACATTCATAATAGGCGCAGATAATAATAGCGTCCCTAAAAGAACAGAACCCACACCTGTTGTAAACTTACGTATAGAAAAACGATCTTTTTTTCTATTAAACATTTCTTTTATTTCCTCCTAAGTTTTATTTCCATACCTTATATTATATTTTTTATTTATACATTATCTTCCAATCCCTTTTACGTTAAGAAAATAGTTATCTATTCTTTTTTTAAAACTTAACCTGTTTACCTCTATTCATTTTTTCTTCTTTGTTTCATCTTCTTTATCAATAAACCTATTCTATTATTATCATTTTCCTAGACCTATGTCTCCAATATCTTCTTGAACATTGTCGACTACAAAAAGTTGTGCGTCTATCAAGTTCTCCCTCTTTTGTTATGACTACTTTCTCACATCTTCTACAAGTAAATGTTCTGCTTTTGTATAAATTAGATTCTGTTGTCTTTCTCTTAATACATCCCTTTTTATATGATAGTTGATAGCAGGCATATATTTTCTTTTTCATCGTCTGCCTTATTATCTTATTATCAAGTCCTCCTTCCATATTTCTTGACACATACACTGTCCTTTTACCTAGACATTTTCGGACAAATTATATCTATAAATTTCCGAAAATAAAGAAATTGTTTTCAAATATCATTTCAAAAAAACTGTATGATGTAGAGAGGAACTATCAAACATTTCCACCCTCCCCCTTTCTACCTATTATTATAAACATTTGTCCGCAAATGTCTAGGTTTTTAGGCAATCATTTTATATTTATTACCCACTTTTTTCTAAAAAAGAACTTATTTATAAGTAAAAAATCAACTTTTTACTCAAATACTAAAAAAACTTTTATTTAAAAAGACAAGCAAATATTGAAAATGAATAAAAATAAAGAAAATCTCTTCTAAAATTTAATAAATCAGGAAAAATACATGATTACACTAACCTAATAACCAAATAAAATATTGCTTATATTTTGTCCTAGTCAAAATTAATACGAGGTATCAAACAAAAAATACAATAATCAACTAAATATTCATTTCATATCTTCAATTGTAAAGTAAAGTGCAAAAAACGATAATCACTTTCTTTTTTGCGGGGTTAATAACCCAATAATAAAAACCAAGGTTTTCTAGTCAAGGCGAAAAACAAAGTGTGCCTTGACGGGAAACCTGTTTTTATTAAACGATGAACCTACCCGCAATAAAAATAACTCTGCAGGTGCACGATAACCTAATTTACGTCGTATTTTATGACTCAAGCAGGATTCTATTTTACGAATAGTTGACTTTTTAACGGTGTTGATAGATTTACCCTTAGGTAAAAACTCCCGTATCTGTCCATTATGATTTTCATTAGTACCACGCTCATAAGATGAATAAGGGTGTGCGTAGTAAATATTTAAATGTTTTGATTCTAATTCAGATAACGATGCGAATTCTGAACCATTATCAGATGTTATACTCTTGAAGGTTGATTTCCCATATTGTTTAAAAAATATTCTTTAATGTCCGTAAAACACATTGTGCTGTTTTACCATTCATTTTACATATAATTGTATAACGTGTTTGTCGTTCTACTAACGTTAATAATAGAACTTCATTTTTCGTTTTCTTAAATAAGACCAAATCAATTTCCCAATGTCCAAATTCTGTACGATTATTCGCTACGGCTGGTCGATTTTCGATAGAGGTTCCCATGTTTTTCTTGTATGTTTTGGTGGGCTCTTTTTTCGGTCGTTTTCTAATGCTTACCATTTTGGGTAAAGCAATTGGTTTGATAGGGATAATACCTTAATGGACAAACGTATAAACCGTTTTCGTACAAGGGACTTTTTCATTAGGGTGATTTAGGCGATACCAATGTACAAAGGTATCAATACTGTGTATTCTGTATGTTTCAGTGACTGCCTGTTGTAAGTCTTTGAAAAATTGCTGACTAAATTTTTCAGTTAAATCATGATGATATTTATTTTGTTGCTTAGCTTTATAAATATGATGGCTTGTTTCAGCGTAATATTTTAGTTCGTCACGTTGAATACCATTTCGATGAACCATTTGATTAACGCTTCCTCGTTTGATTTCTCTATAGATTGTGGATACATTTCTTCCGAGTCGTTCAGCGATATATCGTATTGACTTCTTTTCGTTTAATAACGTTTCAATTTTTGTATGTTCAACCAATGATAGCTGTGTATATTGTTTTTTTGTGTTATAATTTATTTCAGACATGATAATGACCTTTCTAATGTTGTAGTGGATTTTAGTAAGTTAATTATCTGTCTTTTTTTGTCTACTTTTATATATAAAGTTTATACAAAATCGTGTTGGTGGATTATTCCCACCCACACGATTTATTATAGAGCCCATAAAATTAGGGTTGCTGGCTTATGCCAGCAACCCTAAAAATTATACAGCCGAAAATAACAAATCATCCTAGTGCTTCTTGCACTAGGATGATTTGTTATGTCAGACTGTTGACAATAGCGATAAAAAATCCAACGTATTTCTCCAGTTTTGAAAAATACGTTGGATTTTGCATTTAAAAATGATAAATAAAGAACTATATTGTAAAAAATGGCTATCTCTCGTGAGTAGGATTGCCATTTTTTTCATGTTTTGGGCAGCACAAGATAACCAAGTGTACTGCTGCATCTTGGCTACTCCTCTATATTGTGCAAACCGATACCCATGATTTTGTTTAGAGTCTGCAAAGCTACGCTCAATCGTTTCTTTCCGTCGTTTATATAGTGCTTTCCCAAACGTAGATAATCGACGTTCACGACATCTATCGTATACATCAGCATCTATCGCTCGACGTAGTATCCGTTTATTACTGTTATCGCTTATACGATACTGCTTATATCCTTGTCTATCAATGTTTCTGTAGGTGTAAATTTCTCCCGTACGTGTATCCGTAAAACAATCTCTAGATGAATCATATCGAAAAAACTTATGGTCAGGATTGCGATGAAAACGTCTATACCCAATCACAGAAAATATCTTTTGCTCTTCTAAAAATTTTAAAATGTTTTTTATAATATCCGCTATCTAACGCGACACAATTCACATTAAAATGAAATGTTTCATTATATGTGTTAATCGTGACACATACGGTACACTATCATGCACGTTCCCCGGTGTAATAAAGCAGTCTACAATAAAATTGTGTTTACCATCGACACTACGATGGTCTAAGTACATAAATCCTTTTTCTTTATTATCCCGATGGTAATAGCCGCTTTCTTTATCAGTCGTACTTTCTTTTATGTTTTTAGAGATGATTTTATCTGTGTAGCTAAAAGGCTTTTTTCCAATAGCTTCTCGTTCGGCGTTGATTTCGTTTTCTAAATCTCGTTTACGTTCTTGAACCACTTCAATAACAGCGTTTCTAAATTTATTTTTATTGGCGTTTGCTTTAATGTGTGTGGAATCTGTGAATAAAGCTGTCCCACTAATTAAATGATGTGAGATAGCTTGGTGTACAATAGTATTAAATATATCTTCAAACACAGACGTCCCTTGAAAACGGCGAATATAATTTTGAGAGAAAGTAGAATAATGTGGGGTAGGTTTAGAGAAAGGGAGGTTTAAAAACCATCTAAACGCTACATCCGTTTCGACACGTTTAATGGTTTCTCGCATGGATTTAATGCCATAAATATCTTTTAAAAAGACCAATTTAAATAAAACAACAGGGTCTAAACTATTGCGACCATTCGTATGACTATAATAAGGAGAAGTAATTTCATAAATAAAGTTGAAATCAATTGATTTATCAATTTTACGTAGTAAATGGTCTTTTGGTACTAATTCGGACAATGTGTTTAATATGATTTCATCATTTGGGTGAGTTTCTTTATAAAACATCGATTTTTCCCTCCTTTTTCTTATCTCTATTATACCACTTTTAAGCGTTATTATCGTATCAGACGTTGTGGTACGAATGGCTTCGTTCTCGCACGTAGTAGAGAGCGAGCGATGTATCGTGTACATCGTGGTAAGCCGGACAACTTAACGTCTGATACGAAAAAAGACTGTCGACATTTTAATTTGTCAACAGTCTGAAATAACAAATCATCCTAGTGCTTCTTGCACTAGGATGATTTGTTATGTGTTTTATTTAGCATACTCCACTGAACGCAATTCGCGTATCACTGTTACTTTAATATGCCCTGGATATTCTAACTCAGATTCAATTTTCTCTTTAATATCACGTGCCAATAAAGCTGTTTGATCATCGTCCAATACATCAGGTTTAACCATGACACGTACTTCACGACCTGCTTGTATGGCAAAACTTTTATCAATACCTTCAAAACTATTTGAAATTTCTTCAAGTTTTTCTAAGCGTTTAATATAGTTTTCTAATGAATCACTTCTAGCACCTGGTCTTGCAGCAGATAACGCATCTGCAATGGCAACAATCACTGCAATGACTGAGGTAGCTTCAACATCACCATGATGGGAAGCAATGGCATTGACAACAATAGGATTTTCTTTATATTTTTGAGCAAATTCAGCACCAATTTCCACGTGTGATCCTTCTACTTCATGGTCTAAGGCTTTTCCTAAGTCATGTAGCAATCCTGCACGTTTTGCCAAATTAACGTTTTCTCCTAATTCTCCAGCAATGATACCAGATAAACGAGCCACTTCAATACTATGATTTAAGACATTTTGTCCATAACTTGTTCTGAAATATAAACGTCCCAATATTTTAATTAAATCAGGATGTAATGTATGCACACCTACATCAAAGACTGCTTTTTCCCCAATATCTCGAATGCGTTCATCCATTTCTTTTCTAGATTTTTCAACCATTTCTTCAATACGAGCCGGATGAATACGTCCATCTTTCATGAGTTTTTCTAATGTCATTTTAGCAATTTCACGACGTACTGGATCAAAACCACTTAATACAACAGCTTCTGGTGTATCATCTATAATAACATCAATCCCTGTTAACGTTTCTAATGTACGAATATTTCGTCCTTCACGCCCAATAATGCGACCTTTCATTTCTTCATTTGGTAAAGAAATAACTGATACAGTATTTTCAGAAACTAAATCTGATGCCGTACGTTGAATAGCTTGTAAAATAATATTTTTTGCTTGACGATCGGCTGTTTCTTCTGCTTGACGTTGTGACTCTTTTACCAAAACGGCACGTTCATGTTTTAATTCTTCTGTTAGTTTTGTTAAAATGATTTCTTTTGCTTCATCAGATGTTAAAGATGCAATATTTTCCAATTCTTGTTGTTGTTGTGCAATCAATGATTCTATTTTTAATTGCTCTTGTGACAATACTTCAGAACGTTGAGATAGTACCTTTTCCTTATCATCAATCGTTTGCTCACGACGAGATAAGTTCTCATCTTTTCTATCTAAATTTGTTTCACGCTGAACAAGTCTTTTTTCTTGTTCAATGACATCGTTTCGACGTTCTTTTAACTCTTGATCTATACTTGTACGATATTGTTGAATTTCTTCTTTTGCACCTAATAATAAAGCTTTTTTCTCAGATTCCGCATCTTTTAATGTCAAATCCGCATTCTTTTTAGCATCTTCTAATAAAAATTCGACTGTACCACGTGTACTTGCCAATTTTTTTTCATAAGATAATTTTCTAAAAATATATCCTGCCCCTATACCAAGGATAGCAGCTACTAAAATAACAATGATAGTAGAGGTTGCATCTCCTTGTGGGATTAAACCACTAGGTCCCATATCGACACCTCCTATCATATTTATTTTTTTATTTTTACTAAATAATACATAATGACATACGACAACTTAGCCGTACACCCTTACATTTTATAGATAATATAGTCCCTTGTCAAATATTATATGGTCATTTATCTACCCTTTTTTAAATGCTCCAATTCTTCAATTGTTAACTCTCGATATGCTCCAATTGGAAGTGTTTCATCTAATTGTAAACTTCCCATACTCAATCGTTTTAAAAAAACAACTTTATTATTCAATGCTTGAAACATACGTTTTACTTGATGAAATTTTCCTTCTTGAATCGTCACGAATACACAATACGAATCTTTTATCGTGAGCTTAGCAGGCAAACATTTATAGCCGTCTTCTAATATGATGCCTTCTTCAAAAGAAAGTACTAAATCTTCTTGAATTGGATATTTTAGATGTACTTCATATCGTTTATCAACATGCTTTTTAGGAGATAATAAATCATGTGCTAAAGCACCGTCATTTGTCAATAATAATAGACCTTGTGTATCCTTATCCAATCTACCAACAGGTGCTACTCGATGATACCTTTTATCCAACAAATCTAAAACTGTTTGATGTATCTTATCTTCTGTTGCACTTACCACACCTTGTGGTTTATTTAACATAATATAGTCGTATTCTGTATAGTGATATACTACCCCTTGGCACATAACTTCATCTTGTTTTCCATCTATTTTATCATCTGCTTTTTTAGCAATTTCTCCATTTACTTGGACTTGTTTCTTTTTGATTAACTCTCTAACATCTTTTCGTGAGCCAACACCCATGTCTACTAAAAATTTATCTAATCTAATCATCTTTTTCTACCTACTAACACAATAAAATCACACTGGTAACCCACTGTGATTTTATTGATTTATTTACTTCCTAATAAAAGTTTAAATGCAATTCTCAACGCTTGATCTGTCGATTGACAATGTTCTTTTTCAAGTTGAGGTAAGACTTTTTTAATTTCACGTTCCGAATATCCTAATCCTAATAACGCTTCTTTCGTTTCTGCTAAAATTGGTGATATTTCTAAAACAGGAATATGATTTTCCAAAACAGGTTTCGATATATCAGTAAACTTCCCTTTTAAATCTAACACTATTTGAGCTGCCGTCTTTTTCCCAACACCTGGAAACTTCGTCAAATAAGTAACATCATTCGTTTCAATAGCCTGTATCAATCCCTCACTATTATCACTCGCCAAAATGGACAACGCACTTTTTGGACCAATCCCCGATACGCTAATCAATTTCAAAAATAATTGTTTTTCTTCTAATGACTTAAATCCATATAACGTAATGGCATCTTCTCGAACAGCTTGATACACATACACCGTTATATCTTGTTTGAGCATTTCTTGCAAACCGAATGCATTCGGCATAAAAATCTGATAACCAACACCATGCACCTCTACAACTACATACGTTGGATAAATCGACACTAACTGTCCTTTTACATACTCAAACATTATTTCACCACTAATTTCGTTGTATCTGCATAGTTTAATATTTTTGTTGCACATTGCACCAATATACTTAAACGATTGTTCCGAACTTCTTCGTTTTCAACCAACACCATATTATCATTAAAGAAAGCTGTAATAGGTTGTGTCAACATTTTTAAACTATCATAAGAAACATGCTCTACTTGTTGCATCACTTGTGCCAGTACTTTTTCACTATCCGTTTCAAATAAATCTGATACGATGTTTATTTTTCCGAAGTTTTCTATATCATGCGATTTTTTAGCAAGGTTTAACACACGAGATACAGCCTCGATTGTTACTTTAAAATCAATTTCTTGCGTATGCTCTTGCAAATCTTTGGCATTATGGATAAGCAATGGAATATTTAATGTTTGACTCGCTAAAACAGATTCAATCACATCATAACGAATATCATAACTTTGTAATTTTTGTTGTAAACGTGCCAAAATAAATTGTCGTAATAACTCTACAACGTCACTATTTTCAACGTGGTATACTGTTTTTAAAATAGTTTCAAATAAAGAAACCATATCGATTTGCCAATTTTCTTTTTCAAAAATAGACACAATACCAATGGCTTGACGACGCAATGCGTACGGATCATTCGAACCACTTGGTATCATTCCTTTTAAGAAGAAACTAATCAATGTATCTAGTTTATCAGCAACAGCCAACAATGCTCCAGATATACTTTCTGGTAAAGCACCGTCACTTGATAAAGGCAAATAATGCTCTCTAATGGCTTGTGCCACTTCTATACTTTCACCTTTATCTAAAGCATATTTTTCACCCATAATTCCTTGTAATTCTGGGAATTCACCAACCATATTTGTCACTAAATCAAATTTATAAATTTCTCCTGCTCTTACAGCATGTGTCACATCAATTTGTAACAAGTTTGAAAGAACTGTTAAAATGGCTCTTGTATTTGACATTTTGTCATAGACAGATCCAATTTTCACATGGAAGTTAACATGTTTTAGTTTCTCAACTGCTTGTGCAATCTGAATTTTAGCATCTTCTTTTGTAAAGAATAGCGCATCTTCTAAACGTGCTACCAACACTTTTTCATTTCCTTTAACCACATTATCTAAATGTTGATCATTCCCATTTCTAACAGAAATAAAGAATGGTAATAATTGACCTTCTTTATTTTTAACATAGAAATAGCGTTGGTGCTCTTTCATTGTGGTGATAAGCACTTCATCAGGTACAACCAAATATTTTTTGTCAAATGTTCCAAAAAATGCAGTTGGATACTCCACAATGCTTGTTACTTCTTCAAGCAACTCTTCATCTAATTCCACAACCCAATCATTTTCTTGTGCTAACGCATCAATTTGTGACACAATCAATGATTTTCTATCTTCTTGATTAACTAACACATATTCTTTTTCTAACTGTGAAACATAGTCGCTTGGTGTCAAAACTGTCGTTTCTTGTCCTAAGAAGCGGTGGCCTCTTGTTGTTGTACCTGTTTCTACACCCAAAATATCAAATGGAATGATAGTATCTCCGTAAAGAGCGATTAACCAATGAATAGGACGAATATATTTCAACGTATGATTGCCCCATGTCATTGAAATCGGAAAAGTCATTTTTAAGATTACATCTTTTAAACCAGACAAAATAGATAATGTATCTTGTCCTTTAATTGATTTTTTAACATGAACATACTCAACACCTTTAATATCCTCAAAGAAAATATCATCTGTTGATAATCCTTGCCCGTTGACAAAACCAATAGCGGCTTTTGTCCATTGACCTTGTTCATCTAAAGCAATTTTTTTTGCCGGACCTTTGGCAACTTCTTCTATATCTTCTTGTTTTTCAACAACTTCTTTAACAATAACTGCCAAACGACGAGGTGT contains:
- a CDS encoding rRNA pseudouridine synthase; the protein is MRLDKFLVDMGVGSRKDVRELIKKKQVQVNGEIAKKADDKIDGKQDEVMCQGVVYHYTEYDYIMLNKPQGVVSATEDKIHQTVLDLLDKRYHRVAPVGRLDKDTQGLLLLTNDGALAHDLLSPKKHVDKRYEVHLKYPIQEDLVLSFEEGIILEDGYKCLPAKLTIKDSYCVFVTIQEGKFHQVKRMFQALNNKVVFLKRLSMGSLQLDETLPIGAYRELTIEELEHLKKGR
- the ruvA gene encoding Holliday junction branch migration protein RuvA, which encodes MFEYVKGQLVSIYPTYVVVEVHGVGYQIFMPNAFGLQEMLKQDITVYVYQAVREDAITLYGFKSLEEKQLFLKLISVSGIGPKSALSILASDNSEGLIQAIETNDVTYLTKFPGVGKKTAAQIVLDLKGKFTDISKPVLENHIPVLEISPILAETKEALLGLGYSEREIKKVLPQLEKEHCQSTDQALRIAFKLLLGSK
- a CDS encoding glycine--tRNA ligase subunit beta codes for the protein MTKDVLLEIGLEEVPAKYVRSSSEQLKERVEQFLTENRLAFKEVVAYATPRRLAVIVKEVVEKQEDIEEVAKGPAKKIALDEQGQWTKAAIGFVNGQGLSTDDIFFEDIKGVEYVHVKKSIKGQDTLSILSGLKDVILKMTFPISMTWGNHTLKYIRPIHWLIALYGDTIIPFDILGVETGTTTRGHRFLGQETTVLTPSDYVSQLEKEYVLVNQEDRKSLIVSQIDALAQENDWVVELDEELLEEVTSIVEYPTAFFGTFDKKYLVVPDEVLITTMKEHQRYFYVKNKEGQLLPFFISVRNGNDQHLDNVVKGNEKVLVARLEDALFFTKEDAKIQIAQAVEKLKHVNFHVKIGSVYDKMSNTRAILTVLSNLLQIDVTHAVRAGEIYKFDLVTNMVGEFPELQGIMGEKYALDKGESIEVAQAIREHYLPLSSDGALPESISGALLAVADKLDTLISFFLKGMIPSGSNDPYALRRQAIGIVSIFEKENWQIDMVSLFETILKTVYHVENSDVVELLRQFILARLQQKLQSYDIRYDVIESVLASQTLNIPLLIHNAKDLQEHTQEIDFKVTIEAVSRVLNLAKKSHDIENFGKINIVSDLFETDSEKVLAQVMQQVEHVSYDSLKMLTQPITAFFNDNMVLVENEEVRNNRLSILVQCATKILNYADTTKLVVK